In a single window of the Argonema galeatum A003/A1 genome:
- a CDS encoding homogentisate phytyltransferase — protein MSQISPTKSPVPQPNFLQQYTTWLYAFWKFSRPHTIIGTSLSVLGLYAIALAESSTSFSSIQLIQLFGTWIACLCGNIYIVGLNQLEDVEIDQINKPHLPLAAGEFSRLQAQVIVGVTGVLALLLAWLLGPFLLAMVSISLGIGTAYSLPPIRLKRFPFWAAVCIFGVRGVIVNLGLFLHFNQKWQNADEIIVPREVWALTLFVLVFTFAIAIFKDIPDMEGDRQYNITTFTIKMGSQAVFNLARWVLTVCYVGALVAGGLYLPSVNPVFMIVTHTIALGLMWWRSMSVDLQDKSAIAQYYQFIWKLFFLEYLIFPAACLMA, from the coding sequence ATGAGCCAGATTTCTCCCACTAAGTCTCCCGTCCCACAACCTAACTTCCTTCAGCAATATACTACCTGGCTGTATGCCTTTTGGAAATTCAGTCGTCCCCACACCATCATTGGCACAAGTCTGAGTGTATTGGGATTGTACGCGATCGCCCTAGCAGAATCCTCCACCAGCTTTTCCAGCATCCAGCTTATCCAGCTTTTCGGAACCTGGATTGCTTGTTTGTGCGGCAATATCTACATCGTAGGATTAAATCAACTGGAAGATGTGGAAATTGACCAAATTAATAAACCCCATTTGCCGCTAGCTGCTGGTGAATTTTCCCGGCTACAAGCGCAGGTGATTGTTGGTGTTACAGGCGTTTTGGCACTGTTATTGGCTTGGTTGTTGGGGCCTTTTTTGCTGGCGATGGTGAGTATTAGTTTGGGGATCGGGACGGCTTATTCTCTGCCGCCTATTCGGTTAAAAAGGTTTCCTTTTTGGGCAGCAGTTTGCATTTTTGGCGTGAGAGGGGTGATTGTTAATTTAGGATTGTTTTTGCACTTTAACCAGAAATGGCAAAACGCAGACGAAATAATTGTGCCACGAGAGGTTTGGGCGCTGACGCTGTTTGTTTTGGTGTTTACTTTTGCGATCGCAATCTTCAAAGATATCCCGGATATGGAAGGCGATCGCCAATACAACATTACCACTTTCACGATTAAAATGGGTTCCCAAGCAGTTTTTAACTTGGCCCGTTGGGTGTTAACTGTCTGCTATGTGGGCGCTCTAGTTGCTGGGGGACTATACTTACCATCAGTCAACCCAGTTTTTATGATTGTCACTCATACGATCGCGCTGGGTTTGATGTGGTGGCGGAGTATGAGTGTGGACTTGCAAGATAAAAGTGCGATCGCTCAGTATTACCAATTTATCTGGAAACTCTTCTTCTTGGAATATCTAATTTTTCCAGCTGCCTGTCTGATGGCTTAA
- a CDS encoding translation initiation factor yields MVDGFLKKIGEVFGSDDQQDDNYDREVRPASEDPYGDPADTGMFGDVRPASEDPYGDPADTGMFGDVRPASEDPYGDPGDIASASEDPYGDPADQENR; encoded by the coding sequence ATGGTAGATGGATTTTTGAAAAAAATTGGTGAAGTCTTTGGTTCTGATGACCAGCAAGACGACAACTACGATCGGGAAGTACGTCCCGCCAGTGAAGACCCCTACGGCGACCCCGCAGATACGGGAATGTTTGGCGATGTCCGTCCCGCCAGTGAAGACCCCTACGGCGACCCCGCAGATACGGGAATGTTTGGCGATGTACGTCCCGCCAGTGAAGACCCCTATGGCGACCCCGGAGATATCGCTTCCGCTAGTGAAGACCCCTATGGCGACCCAGCCGACCAGGAAAACCGCTAG